TTATATCCTGGGGAACTAATTCACTGGACAAAAGAGTTGTTCTTagcatccctttaaatatttcactttgcctcccaaattccctttgcaccttacaaatttcttttttatcttggtatgagAATGGTTCGTAGCTTCTTCTACCATTCCTTCTACCCACATATTGAACTGGTGCTGCATCAAAAACATGATGTTCAGGGTTAGTCACCAAGTTAGGGGTTAAttggttctgtgtctctgcagtcTGCGTTCCTGAAACACATGCtgcccctccccatccctcagcCCTCACGGAgcttctgttgttttttgtcCCGGTGTTAGAAAAAGAATTACAAGGTGGTATAGAAATACCAGCTTGGAAAAATGGGTTAAAATAGCCAGGAAAATATTGAGCAGAGATGGGagttggatgcaggaatggattattggaagaaaaaggcatattgTTAGGAGTTAGTACAGGTTTTTccccttgcactgaagaaaggtgattttctaaattagaatgCTCAGGTGGCAAGGCTGAAAGACAGGGGTACATTGGTAACTTTGTAGTAGATTGCTTAGAAGGATCTAAATTTGTATAACTCGGGGGATTTTTAGAATTAGTAGTTTCTTGAGGtatttttgatttctcttttaattcagggacagaagattccgaATCTAATCGTGATAAGTGtttgtgaatatttagaaatacaggcaaaaataaagcagccgTGGTAtcgcctttctgtattttagaagttaataaatCTCCAACactgtcccaaaataaaactgaattgatatcttgcttttcaaattctataactTCTCAAGACAAGCAGCTAACAAACtttctaatctgttttttagaaattacaacaTCCTGTgcatctaacatttctttaagctgagaaataatactcttttgttgtgcagaaaatttcccccccattccgatgttataaacacaaaatgcGCGATTCCCTTACTGTTGCAGAAAGTTACAAAATAGCAGTTCGTTGCAAACCCAGCTGattgggggtgctgggctttgtTGCCGCACGTGGCTCTTTGCTATGGCAGCACCGGGCAGTCCCGGGGAAATCCTCCTAAGGGAAAGCCCCGTGCCCGTGCTTACACCAATAACGTAGCACATGCCAGTAGAGCAGGCCGAGCACGTAAATGCCGGCGGGATTGCACAACACCGCTCGCGTGGTCGCCGCTGTACACGGAACTGCCGCAGCTCCCAAGCCCGCGGGATACAAACCTCCCCTGCGAATTTGGGGCTATTCCGTCTAAAaacccccccctccccagtacCTTGGGGCTGGATTGGGGTTCACGCCTCCCCGAAGGGATATTTTACCTTCCGCAGACGGAGTGCAGTTGTGCCGTAACTCTGCAAAAGTTCCGATCCAGAACGGGCTCCTCCGATCTCGCGGAGAAGTTATCCATTTCACCCTCCTATGTTCGGGGCTGGCAAAAAGCAGCTCCGACCCACGGGGGTAGTTGAACAGCCCAACGGGCCTTTTAAAGTCCTAAAACAGGCACCTTAGCCAAAATGGGTCTAAAACTGAAGCCCCCACAATTGGGCGCTGACTGCTGCTATACACTGTATCTTTTTCgtaattacttaagatcagacaaagtatcgcagcatggatggaaaaggatacaaaagaggctctttcaatctcagtttattccagggcggtggtatggccggaaagagggagaatctctctccgaaccaggtattcaggagaggggaatgggagtggccttggctggctgccaacgggatgaggacacagggggactagGATCAGCATACCTGACCCCTGGTGGGTacaaggtcacaggggaaggtcacaggaccggaaagaGAACATGAACtagcaggaaggaggttacagggtaTCCTGATTTCTTATACCTCagataccgaattacaacaAATCAtatctgtttttcttctatGCATTACGATAACCTAGTGGTAGTTCTGATTTCATAGCAGACAGGAAGGgacttctggggttttttacaCCACCGTTTATGCAAGGAAGCATTTGAACAAGAAGTTTTTGTCTTAGACCTTAAGACCTCAACTTTGCCTTCAGTATTCCCACACTGAAATCAAAACCTGCAAATTACATTCATTGAAGATACAAACTAAATCTGTACTCTAAATAAATTTCCTAGGTTTTAGTTGATGTTTTATTTGTATcctttggaaacagaaattagaaaatgtctcagtaattcagtaactaacaagcttctttttcttttgcatttgaattttgCAAATGGTTAAATCCTAGGTAAAGTATgaattttgttattattattgtttgtTATTATTCAACTGCAATAAAtaagaggggtttttttccatttatagGTGGTAATGTTGAAATTCAGCATTAattctttgtgtttctttagCATGCTCTGCTTTgtattcttttaaataaatgaataaaataaattaagggGATATGTTGTAGTGACTGGGAAATTGCACGATCTTGTGTGTCAACAACAGTTTTCTGCAGAACAGATTAGGGAGATCACACTGTGGTGTACAGATAAGCACagttaccttaaaaaaaaagcaaacaaaaaaacatgcCATGCTGGCTTTCTGCTTCTGTACTGTACAtgagaaaattttgtttctgtactCTTTTGGGTGGATGAACTTTCTcttgtgctttatttatttaataaagacTTCCGTTAACACCTTTGTGTTACTTTTCTCAAAGCATTTTTCAGACACGAGACCATTCAGTATCTCTGGATCTTTGTTACCATAATCTCAACTGTGGTCTGCAATGTGCTCTTTCTTTTAAAGGTGGTATGTTCTCCTGGTCTCTGTCCTCAGCTTGGAGACAGTTTCTTCTCCTGCCATTCACGTTGTAGAATTCCCAcctcttctgttttgtttctgtattgTGGGCTTGACGCTCTCTTCCCAGTGCTTAATGCTGGAGAGGTTTTCTTTCTCCAGGTCTTTCTATATCTATAGCACACTATAAATTGGTGTTTGGAATGCAGGACTGTTATGATTTTCCTGTGTTCAGCTCTTTAAAATAGTGGTCCATCATACACTTCCATCCATGGACTATTTATAACTGAGATCCAGATTGTCCCGTGAGCTCCAGCATTCCTCCTGGtgtatttttgctgtttctggtgACCTGCACTGAAAGTGTTACTTAATGACGTGTTACTTTTGAGGGGAGTGAGCGGTAGTTTACGGGGTTCCGAGATTAGCTGGAGCGACGGCTGCGCTGTTAATAGCACAGTCGATGCAGCAGGTTCATCTGGCCACGTTCGTTGGTTTAGGGCCCTGCTGCCCGGTTTGCTCCGGTGAAGAGGCCATGGCCGGGAGGTCACGGTGCCGCGGCGTCTCCACCACAGCTCGAGGGCAAGCGGCAGACAAGAGACAGACGTTTCGGTGCCTCGGATTTTGTTTTGGAGACGGTGGTCCCCTGAGTGCCCAGACGACCTTCCCAGTCGGGCGGGGCGGGGTAGCTGGGAGGCGGGCGGTGACAGCTTTGGCCACCACCACGCCGCTCAAATAGCCAGCGCCGCGACGGGAGCGGAGCTGGCGCGGGCGCGCACCCCATGGTGacggcggcgggcgggcggcgcggcggcgctCCGGAGCCCCGGGGGCCCGGCAGCTCCCCCGGGGGCTGCCCGCGGCGCCCGGCACGGCGGCGGCGCCTGGGGACGGCGGCGGGGGTGGAGAGCGCGCAGGAGCTGCAGGCTTTCCGCGATTACGGGGAGAGCTGGTACCGCTCCCGCAAGGGGCTGGAGAGCCGCTTCCAGCCGCGGGAGCCGCTCGCCCGGCAGCCGCAGGTGGGCGcagcggggccggcggcggggagcgggcgggggAACCCGGGGTCGGCCCCGCCTGATCCCCGCTGCCGGTGCCGTAGGTGACGGCGGAGGCGCGCTGCAAGCTGGTCAGCTGGCTCATCCCCGTGCGCCGGCATTTCGGGCTCTCCTTGGAGGCACTCTGCCTGGCCGTCAACATCCTCGACCGCTTTCTCGCCACCACCCCTGTGGCCGCCGATtgcttccagctcctggggGTAACAGCACTGCTCATCGCCTGCAAGCAGGTACGGCTGCCCCGCCGCCAGGGTCTCTGCAGCCCGCCGAGGCCAGCCTGGGAGGGCCACAGAAAGACCGGGTTCCGCGCCAGTTCCCTTGCGCTGCTTCCTGGCGGCAGCGTCCtcactcctgtccccacccgCAGGTGGAGGTGCACCCTCCTAGCGTGAAAGAGCTTCTCGCCCTCTGCTGCGACGCTTTCACCCGCCAGCAGCTCCGCAACCTGGAGTGCATTGTCCTTCATCGCCTGGACTTCGACCTGGCGGCGCCCACCGTCAGCTTCTTCCTGGAGCACTTCAGCCAGGTGCGGCTGGACGCCCGCGGAGCCGACGCGGGGGAGGCGGCGGACGCCCGGAGCCTGGCGGCGAGCGTCGcggagctcagcctggctgacTATGCCTTCACCAAATACGCGCCCTCTCTGCTGGCcgccagcagcctggggctggcgGACCGGCTCCTGCGCCACCGCAGCCCCCTGGACCTGCGAGTCAGCGGCTACCCGGAGGAGCCCCTGCGGGACTGCATGGACCAGCTTCAGCTCCTGGTGTCTCTGAACGGCCGGTCCCTgtctctcctcctgccctcgGAGGTGGTCCAGAAGTGCTCCTGGCTTGGGGTTGACCGCTGACAGCCGGGTGGTGGTGGCCACGGCTCTGGCTCGGTTTTTATGCTCCGCAGAGTCGGTGCAGTCCGATCCACTAAGCTTTAGCGTCATTGGAGCTTAAAAATTAGATGGCGTTTTACAAAcggtttttttgtttgcattgcCACTTTGCTATATTTTTTAAGTACAGCATGTAAATAATTTACAGAATCTCACGTACTGTGTTACTTGTTTGGAGGGTGGTCCATAAAATAACGGTGTAAGGACCAAATTAATGTCATGTAAACTCTTTTCTACTTGTTACCTCTATTCGTTTATTTGCTGGCGATAcgtgggcacagctgggagaggaaaCACACTGGCACATAACGAATTCACCCTGTCAGTTAACTCAATCCCCCACAAAATAAAGATGCCCAATAGTGTCATTCCCTGTGATGTCTGTATAACTTGGGTCAAAATTACAATATGCTTATACATCTTGAGTTATGAGATACCAGTATAACCCGATTCATAACTTTCTATACAATGTAATAGTTAGCATATGGTTACCTAGTTGCTTAATGCTTAAATAAACTGCAACTCTACAGGTGAATAGTTTAAAAATAGACAAGCATCGTTTCCAAAATAGAGCAGTATAGCTAtactgggaagcagcaggatgtACTAATGAGTAATTGGCAAATTAAAGTAGTAAAGCATGAGTAAATGAATAAACCAAATTAGCCACAAAGTACAAACGACTACGCAAATTAGCcacaaaaggaagaatttaGACCGGTTTCATCCAGAAAGACCAAGGAACACCATAACTATCCATGCTCCGaagacaaaactgaaaagtTCAGATGTGAGGAAGATGCCTAAATTGAAGAAGACCCTCAAGACCACCTAAATTGGGGATGCACAAGCACAATAAAGAACAATTTATAATCTTGAGACAGCATAATGTAAATCCGGTACACATCCGATGATGTTATAATGACGTAGCAATATTAAGCAATACTTACTATATAAATAAACCACAGCACTTGACAAGGATGGATGAGTTAGGTGGAGAAATCCCCCTCACCTCCAGCGCTGCAATAAACGAGTTTATTTGCCTCTCTAGACACCAGTCTATGGGGTTTTATTTCTAGCCATCGGGCATCATCCTTTTCAAACCGGCACCCTCTGGCTTAAAAGTGATGTTAAAAGACCGCATAGACACCAGGTGCCCTAGGGAGCCCTCGCCTTTCAGTGCTGGTGGACCCGGACGCCGGGCGGCGCTCCAAGTCCTGCCCGCCGTCAGGAGTTGAGGCAGAACACGCAAACCTTGTCCACGCTGCTATTACGGAAATGCCACCACGGGGGAATAAAGGGCAGCTCATCCTCCGCCAACCCCGGCGGTGATTTCAGCTGGACTTGCCGTAGCAGCGGGTGGGACCCTCTGCCGTGCGAGGGTACCCTCTCCCGGTGCGCATATCGGTACATTGAAGATGCCATGGGCggctttttttctcctacacCAGACACCCCACTCCGTCCCCTGTCCCCCGTGGGGGACAGCCCCTATCCCTGCAATGACATTCAACAAACACCATTACAGAAAACACCCCAGCCCCCAGGCTGTCGTCCGCGCTGCCCGGCAGAGACCCGCGGGGCTGAGCGCGGCACCGAGGTGCTGGGGGACGGGCGGAGTGGTGGCGGGGCCGCCAGCGCCTCTCGAGTTTCCCTCGGGGCAGCCCCTCGGCCCGCCCAGGCTCCGCGGGCGCGGGGAAGGGCTCCGCGGGCGCGGGagcgggcggcgcggcccgggGCGGCGCGGGAGGTTTCGGCGCCCCGGAGGAGGGAAGGCGGGCGGGGGGCAGCCCCGCCATGGCCGCGGCCCCCGCACCCCTGATCGCGGGGCGGCGCCGAGCGGGACGCGGGACGGAGGGCGCCcgccggcaccggcaccggaGCTGGAGCCGAGACCGGGGCCGCGGTGCCAGCATGGAGCAGGGCGGCCGCCGCCGAGCCTTCGGCAGCATCTGCCCCAACACGGTCCAGGGCCCGCCCGCCCGCCTGGCCAAGaagccggcccggcccggcgggggcTGGACCGTGTTGGGGCAGATGCTGCCGACGGCTTGGACTCCCCCGGCCGCCCAGAGCCCCCGAGCTCCCCCGCCCCGTCCGCGCCGCAGCGGCGCCTCGCCGGCCCCCGCAGCACCCGCTCTCGGTGAGTCAGCCTGCGGCGGACAGCCTTAACCCCCGGGCGCGTACCCTTCCCCGTTCCTCCTTCTGCGCCCCTCTGGTGTCCTCCACcgtgctccccagccctgcatcccccggCCGTGACACCCCCACCTTACCTCCCCGCAGTGTTCCTCCGGCCATGACCCCTCCACATGACCCCCCACCCCCCGCCCCGTGCCTTCGCACCCtgtttcccagccctgcattccccGACCATGCACATTGAGGGTGCCCCCCAGCCGTGCTCCTCGTTTTGCCGTGtctccctggctgtgtccaCCCCTGCCCGCGCTACTCACCTCTGTCTCTGACTatccccagtgctcagcaccatcAACTGGCAGGATTTGGCAGCCTCTGCCTCCATCCTTCCCACCACCCCAGCTGGCCCTGTGACCCTGCAGCAGGTAAACGTACTGCTCAGAACACCCTAAGCTGCGCTTAGCAGCTGGGGGGTAGCTCTCTCAGGAAGATGGGTTCTGGCAACTCCCCTAGCCTCAGGTTTCCCACCTGTGAAATGAGCACAGCAGAGGACAGCAGCTTGCCCTATGTGTCAAATGGGTTAGTGGCAAATGGCAAGGGGATACTGCCTAGAGGTGCAGAAACTGTTATaaggtgctgagcacaggcagcagacACTGTTGAAACAGTATGGGCAGTGGTGTGGGCTGGTCTGAGCCCTGGTCCCTGCTCACTGGATCATTTTCTTCACCCCTGCCAGGATGCCTGCTTCCAGGATGGgacagaattttatttccaggaaTTCAGAGATACTGTCGGTGATATTATATCTGGCAAGTAGATATTTTTCCTTACCTAAGCCAAATATACCTGCATGGTGTGCTGGGGCTAGGGGGAACAGACATTAATACCTCCACTTAACGCTTATGGCTATTCCTTCCAGATGTATCCACATTAATGCCGCCACCTCTGGACTGTTCTGACTATGATTTCCCACTCGGTGAGGAGGTGgc
Above is a window of Oenanthe melanoleuca isolate GR-GAL-2019-014 chromosome Z, OMel1.0, whole genome shotgun sequence DNA encoding:
- the CCNO gene encoding LOW QUALITY PROTEIN: cyclin-O (The sequence of the model RefSeq protein was modified relative to this genomic sequence to represent the inferred CDS: inserted 1 base in 1 codon; deleted 1 base in 1 codon), yielding MPVEQAEHVNAGGIAQHRSRGRRCTRNCRSSQARGIQTSPANLGLFRLKTPPSPVPWGWIGVHASPKGYFTFRRRSAVVPGVSGSLRGSEISWSDGCAVNSTVDAAGSSGHVRWFRALLPVPRRPSQXGRGGVAGRRAVTALATPRRSNSQRRDGSGAGAGAHPMVTAAGGRRGGAPEPRGPGSSPGGCPRRPARRRRLGTAAGVESAQELQAFRDYGESWYRSRKGLESRFQPREPLARQPQVTAEARCKLVSWLIPVRRHFGLSLEALCLAVNILDRFLATTPVAADCFQLLGVTALLIACKQVEVHPPSVKELLALCCDAFTRQQLRNLECIVLHRLDFDLAAPTVSFFLEHFSQVRLDARGADAGEAADARSLAASVAELSLADYAFTKYAPSLLAASSLGLADRLLRHRSPLDLRVSGYPEEPLRDCMDQLQLLVSLNGRSLSLLLPSEVVQKCSWLGVDR